In Carassius carassius chromosome 7, fCarCar2.1, whole genome shotgun sequence, one genomic interval encodes:
- the LOC132143947 gene encoding glycogen synthase kinase-3 beta-like yields MSGRPRTTSFAESCKPVPQPSAFGNMKVSRDKNGSKVTTVAATPGQGSDRPQEVSYTDTKVIGNGSFGVVYQAKLCNTGELVAIKKVLQDKRFKNRELQIMRKLDHCNIVRLRYFFYSSGDKKDEVYLNLVMDYVPENVYRVARHYSKAKQNLPMVYVKLYMYQLFRSLAYIHSYGICHRDIKPQNLLLDPETAVLKLCDFGSAKQLARGEPNVSYICSRYYRAPELIFGATDYTSSIDIWSAGCVLAELLLGQPIFPGDSGVDQLVEIIKVLGTPTREQIREMNPNYTEFKFPQIKAHPWTKVFRPRTPPEAIALCSRLLEYTPTARFTPLEACAHTFFDELREPNLKLPNGRERPVLFNFTTQELSSNPSLASVLIPAHAQNQVENSSQSALAATGANSGDRDPNTNAASAVPNPST; encoded by the exons ATGTCAGGCCGGCCTAGGACCACCTCATTTGCGGAGAGCTGCAAGCCAGTGCCGCAGCCTTCAGCCTTTGGGAACATGAAAGTCAGCA gAGATAAAAATGGCAGTAAAGTTACAACAGTGGCCGCGACCCCCGGTCAGGGATCTGACCGACCTCAGGAGGTCAGCTACACGGACACAAAGGTCATCGGGAACGGCTCGTTTGGGGTGGTTTATCAAGCGAAGCTGTGCAACACCGGAGAGCTGGTGGCCATAAAGAAGGTGCTGCAGGATAAAAGGTTTAAG AATCGTGAGTTACAGATCATGAGGAAGTTGGATCACTGTAACATTGTCCGTTTGCGCTACTTCTTCTACTCCAGCGGAGACAAA AAGGATGAGGTGTATCTGAATTTGGTGATGGACTACGTGCCTGAAAACGTGTACCGGGTGGCCAGACACTACAGCAAAGCCAAGCAGAATCTGCCCATGGTCTATGTCAAG CTATACATGTACCAGCTGTTCCGCAGCTTGGCGTACATCCACTCGTATGGGATCTGCCATCGAGACATCAAGCCGCAGAACCTCCTGCTCGACCCAGAGACAGCTGTACTCAAACTCTGTGACTTTGGAAG TGCTAAGCAGCTGGCGCGTGGTGAGCCTAATGTTTCCTACATCTGCTCGCGCTACTACAGAGCCCCTGAGCTCATTTTCGGAGCCACAGACTATACTTCCAGCATAG ACATTTGGTCGGCGGGATGTGTACTGGCCGAGCTGCTTCTTGGACAGCCGATCTTTCCTGGAGACAGTGGTGTCGATCAGCTCGTTGAAATCATCAAG GTGCTGGGAACTCCTACACGAGAGCAGATCCGGGAGATGAACCCAAATTACACTGAATTCAAGTTTCCACAGATAAAGGCACACCCGTGGACTAAG GTTTTCCGGCCCCGGACCCCTCCGGAGGCGATAGCTCTGTGTTCCCGATTGTTGGAGTACACGCCTACGGCCCGATTCACTCCTCTGGAGGCCTGCGCTCACACTTTCTTCGACGAGCTCCGTGAGCCCAACCTCAAGCTCCCGAATGGAAGAGAGCGGCCTGTGCTGTTTAATTTCACTACACAGG AGTTGTCCAGTAACCCCTCGCTGGCCTCTGTACTCATTCCTGCACATGCTCAGAACCAGGTGGAAAACTCTTCCCAGTCTGCCTTGGCTGCAACAG GTGCCAACAGTGGCGATCGTGATCCGAACACCAACGCTGCCTCTGCCGTCCCTAATCCTTCAACTTGA
- the LOC132143948 gene encoding transcription initiation factor TFIID subunit 5-like yields MAAVQDGQMELDAEKETKPEVLSDGTSNLSGSTASGTLSSSPLTAGGAPKQEDQQTLIAVLQFLKRNKLSDSVEILRREAGLGDQEDSQTLEGSGGGKGDGDGGDANSLLSRVSITSAAAPQNTPTPATVKRADEQLDVSVVLSAYSQQGDPSLYQVYYSGLKNFIESVLDCHRAELSQLFYPLFVHMYLELVYNNHESKAKAFFEKFGGDQECYYQDDLRILCGLTKKEHLKGNEALLDFRTSRFVLRISRDSYQLLKRHLQERHNNQIWNIIQEHLYIDIFDGMPRSKSQIDSLSGSFAGEARREVNKVKVFYGLLKEPEIEVPLDDEDDEAENEEGKPKKKKTKKDSMGSKSKKQDPNAPQQNRIPLPELKDSDKLDKVMYMKECTKRIRLNPENLPSICFYSFLNAYQGLTAVDFTDDSSLLAGGFADSTVRVWSVTPKKLRKVKSSTELNLIDKESDDVLERIMDEKTASELKILYGHGGPVYGLSFSPDRNYLLSSSEDGTVRLWSLQTFTCLVGYKGHNYPVWDTHFSPFGYYFVSGGHDRVARLWATDHYQPLRIFAGHLADVTCTRFHPNSNYVATGSTDRTIRLWDVLNGNCVRIFTGHKGPIHSLAFSPNGKFLASGSTDGRVLLWDIGHGLMIGELKGHTDTIYALKFSRDGEILASGSMDNTVRLWDSMKAFDDGETDDFTAATGHIPLPDNSQELLLGTYHSKSTPVTHLHFTRRNLLLAAGAYTSQ; encoded by the exons ATGGCGGCTGTGCAAGATGGACAGATGGAGCTGGACGCAGAGAAAGAGACAAAGCCAGAAGTCCTCAGCGATGGGACGTCAAACCTCTCGGGGAGCACAGCGAGCGGGACGCTGTCCTCATCGCCCCTTACCGCTGGCGGAGCCCCGAAGCAGGAGGACCAGCAAACTTTGATTGCAGTTCTGCAGTTTCTAAAGCGGAATAAACTGTCGGACTCGGTGGAGATCCTGCGGCGGGAAGCCGGTTTAGGAGACCAGGAGGACTCACAGACTCTCGAGGGCAGCGGAGGAGGGAAGGGGGACGGGGATGGAGGGGATGCAAACTCTCTGCTCAGCCGGGTGTCCATCACATCAGCAGCCGCCCCCCAAAACACACCGACTCCCGCAACAGTCAAGA GAGCAGATGAGCAGCTGGATGTCAGTGTGGTGTTATCAGCGTACAGTCAGCAGGGGGATCCCTCTCTGTACCAGGTGTACTACAGCGGTCTGAAGAACTTCATCGAGTCCGTGCTGGACTGTCACCGAGCGGAGCTGTCCCAGCTCTTCTACCCTCTGTTCGTCCACATGTACCTGGAGCTGGTCTACAACAACCATGAGAGTAAAGCAAAGGCTTTCTTTGAGAA GTTCGGCGGCGATCAGGAGTGTTACTATCAGGATGACCTGCGGATTCTCTGCGGCCTCACTAAGAAAGAGCACCTGAAGGGGAACGAGGCGCTGCTTGACTTCCGCACCAGCCGGTTCGTGCTGCGCATCTCCAGAGACTCGTACCAGCTGCTCAAGAGACACTTACAGGAAAGGCATAATAACCAGATATGGAACATCATTCAGGAGCACTTGTACATTGACATCTTTGACGGCATGCCACGCAGCAAGAGCCAGATCGACAGCTTGTCCGGCAGTTTTGCAGGAGAGGCCAGGCGAGAAGTCAATAAAGTCAAG GTATTCTATGGCCTGCTAAAGGAGCCAGAGATTGAGGTCCCGttagatgatgaagatgatgaagcaGAGAATGAGGAAGGGAAGcccaagaagaagaaaacaaaaaaagacagtaTGGGCTCCAAGAGTAAGAAACAAGACCCCAACGCTCCTCAACAGAACAG GATCCCTCTGCCGGAGCTGAAGGACTCCGACAAACTGGACAAGGTCATGTACATGAAGGAGTGCACCAAGAGAATCCGGCTCAACCCGGAGAACCTGCCTTCCATTTGCTTCTATTCGTTCCTCAACGCCTACCAG GGTTTGACGGCAGTAGACTTCACTGATGACTCCAGTCTGTTAGCGGGAGGGTTCGCAGACTCCACAGTCCGCGTATGGAGCGTCACACCTAAAAAACTACGCAAGGTCAAATCTTCAACAG AGCTGAATCTGATTGATAAAGAGTCTGATGACGTTCTGGAGAGGATCATGGATGAGAAGACGGCCAGTGAGCTGAAGATCCTCTACGGTCACGGCGGGCCGGTGTACGGTCTCAGCTTCAGTCCAGACAG GAACTATCTGTTGTCCAGTTCTGAGGACGGAACAGTCAGACTGTGGAGCCTGCAAACGTTTACGTGTCTCGTGGGGTATAAAGGACATAACTATCCGGTGTGGGACACTCACTTCTCACCCTTTGGTTATTACTTCGTGTCTGGAGGACATGACAGAGTAGCACG CCTCTGGGCGACAGATCATTACCAGCCCTTGCGGATATTTGCTGGGCATCTAGCTGACGTCACCTGCACGCGATTTCACCCCAACTCTAACTATGTGGCCACAGGCTCGACCGACCGCACTATACGCCTCTGGGATGTCCTGAATGGAAACTGTGTTCGCATTTTCACAGGTCACAAG gGCCCCATCCATTCTCTAGCATTCTCACCCAATGGAAAGTTCCTGGCATCTGGATCCACAGACGGGAGAGTTTTACTATGGGATATTGGACATGGACTGATGATCGGAGAGCTGAAGGGTCACACAGACACAATTTATGCCCTCAAGTTCAGCAGAGATGGAGAGATCCTCGCATCAG GCTCTATGGATAACACCGTTCGACTATGGGACTCCATGAAGGCTTTCGATGACGGGGAGACCGACGACTTCACCGCAGCGACGGGCCACATTCCCCTGCCGGATAACTCCCAGGAGCTGCTGCTTGGGACCTATCACAGCAAATCCACACCTGTCACCCACCTCCACTTCACCAGACGCAACCTGCTACTGGCTGCAGGTGCGTACACCTCCCAGTGA
- the LOC132143169 gene encoding ATP synthase membrane subunit K, mitochondrial-like, which translates to MGGHDAGTHHQFTGIAKYFNSYTITGRRNCVLATYASIAALVLFFKLKPKKQKAVKSS; encoded by the exons ATGGGAGGACACGACGCAGGAACTCACCACCAGTTCACTGGCATCGCCAAATACTTCAATTCATACACAAtcacaggcaggaggaat TGTGTGCTGGCCACATACGCCAGTATCGCTGCCCTTGTCCTCTTCTTCAAATTGAAGCCCAAGAAGCAAAAGGCTGTGAAATCAAGTTAA